The following proteins are encoded in a genomic region of Musa acuminata AAA Group cultivar baxijiao chromosome BXJ2-11, Cavendish_Baxijiao_AAA, whole genome shotgun sequence:
- the LOC135627848 gene encoding novel plant SNARE 11-like yields the protein MDLTDISEELAHIEGQISDIFRALSNGFQKLEKIKDSNRRSRQLEELTGKLRECKRLIKEFERVMKEEEIRNTHDTNKRLNEKKQSMIKELNSYVALKKQHASENKRLDLFDGPDGGDVFAEENVLLASSMTNQQLMDNGNRMMDETDQAIERSKKVVEETVNVGAETAASLKAQTEQMSRIVNELDSIHFSIKKASQLVKEIGRQVATDRCIMGMLFLIVIGVITIIIVKLVHPNNKDIRDIPGLAPPANRKLL from the exons ATGGATTTGACTGATATTAGTGAGGAGCTGGCTCATATCGAGGGGCAGATCAGCGATATCTTTCGGGCTTTATC AAATGGATTTCAGAAACTGGAGAAGATCAAGGACTCGAATAGACGGAGTAGGCAGTTAGAAGAACTGACCGGCAAGCTGAGGGAATGCAAGAG GCTTATCAAAGAGTTTGAAAGAGTCAtgaaggaagaggagattagaaataCTCATGATACAAACAAGAGGCTGAATGAGAAAAAACAATCAATG ATTAAAGAACTGAATTCTTATGTTGCTCTGAAGAAGCA gcATGCAAGTGAAAATAAACGACTAGATCTCTTTGATGGTCCTGATGGTGGAGATGTGTTTGCTGAAGAAAATGTTCTATTGGCATCAT CTATGACCAATCAGCAGTTAATGGACAACGGAAACCGAATGATGGACGAAACAGACCAGGCTATTGAACGGTCAAAGAAG GTTGTTGAAGAAACTGTCAATGTTGGAGCAGAGACAGCAGCTTCTCTGAAGGCACAG ACCGAGCAAATGAGTAGAATTGTGAATGAACTGGATTCGATCCATTTTTCAATTAAGAAAGCATCTCAACTGGTGAAGGAAATTGGCAGACAG GTTGCAACTGATCGATGTATAATGGGAATGCTTTTCCTGATCGTGATTGGAGTTATAACCATCATAATAGTGAAG CTTGTGCATCCAAATAATAAAGACATTCGGGATATTCCTGGACTTGCTCCTCCAGCCAACCGGAAGCTTCTTTGA
- the LOC135627847 gene encoding uncharacterized protein LOC135627847, producing MRGAKRPIHALAAWVRRQPPKVKAFLGVVAGMAALVFLRFIVHDHDNLFVAAEAVHAIGISVLIYKLSKERTCAGLSLKSQDLTALFLAVRLYCSFVMEYDMHTVLDTATLATTLWVIYMIRFKLKSSYMEDKDNFAIYYVVVPCALLALAVHPSTSHNIFNRICWAFCVYLEAVSVLPQLRLMQNTKIVEPFTAHYVFALGVARFLSCAHWVLQVLDTRGRLLTALGYGLWPSMVLLAEVVQTFILADFCYYYVKSVFGGQLVLRLPSGVV from the exons ATGAGGGGGGCGAAGCGGCCGATCCACGCTCTGGCGGCATGGGTGAGGCGGCAGCCGCCGAAGGTGAAGGCTTTCCTCGGCGTGGTGGCGGGCATGGCGGCGCTCGTCTTCCTCCGCTTCATCGTCCACGACCACGACAACCTCTTCGTCGCCGCCGAGGCCGTCCACGCCATCGGCATCTCCGTACTCATCTACAAGCTCTCCAAGGAGCGGACCTGCGCCG GACTTTCATTGAAGTCTCAGGACTTAACAGCTTTGTTTTTAGCTGTCAGACTGTATTGCAGCTTTGTTATGGAATATGATATGCACACAGTGTTAGATACTGCCACACTTGCTACTACTCTTTGGGTTATTTACATGATACGGTTTAAACTGAAGTCGAGTTACATGGAGGACAAGGACAACTTTGCTATATATTACGTG GTAGTGCCTTGTGCTTTGTTAGCCCTTGCAGTTCATCCTTCAACCTCACATAATATCTTCAATAGAATTTGTTGGGCCTTTTGTGTTTATTTGGAAGCTGTGTCAGTGTTGCCCCAGTTACGTTTAATGCAGAACACCAAG ATTGTAGAACCATTCACGGCTCACTATGTTTTTGCCTTGGGGGTTGCAAGATTTCTCAGTTGTGCTCATTGGGTCCTTCAG GTCCTGGACACTCGGGGACGCTTGTTGACAGCTTTGGGTTATGGTTTGTGGCCGTCAATGGTTCTTCTTGCCGAAGTTGTTCAAACTTTCATCCTTGCTGATTTCTGTTATTATTATGTGAAGAG TGTTTTTGGTGGACAACTGGTGCTACGGCTTCCGTCCGGTGTAGTGTGA
- the LOC135626345 gene encoding E3 ubiquitin-protein ligase ATL4-like, with translation MPSLDSSPPPLPFQIPTPADYSGLSSSSSSSSSSFNASLIIIAAILAAVCLASATFHLLLRFLSRASSSSPQLIHHNPSTPSTRSSSSDGHRLARVEALPILHFDAVRTSSPPDCAVCLSRFRPGDQLRLLPACRHAFHSPCIDAWLLSPAASCPLCRSPVHLPPPPPPPPPPLPPALPVTATAEEPSPAGGGERGWLKEYVDRLASSASSSFSSLRFSDRWNRPASWDLENPDDGNTATSAQRTTPCGSAVN, from the coding sequence ATGCCTTCTCTCgactcctctcctcctccgctTCCCTTCCAAATCCCAACTCCCGCTGACTACAGCGGcctctcgtcgtcgtcgtcgtcgtcatcctcTTCGTTCAACGCCAGCCTCATCATTATCGCTGCCATCCTCGCCGCTGTCTGCCTCGCTTCTGCAAccttccacctcctcctccgctttCTCTCCCGCGCTTCCTCCTCCTCACCGCAGCTCATCCACCACAACCCGTCCACGCCATCGACGAGGTCATCGTCGTCCGACGGGCACCGGTTGGCCCGGGTGGAGGCCCTCCCCATCCTCCACTTCGACGCCGTCCGCACCTCCTCCCCGCCGGACTGCGCCGTCTGCCTCTCCCGCTTCCGCCCCGGCGATCAGCTCCGCCTCCTCCCCGCCTGCCGCCACGCCTTCCACTCCCCCTGCATTGACGCCTGGCTCCTCTCCCCCGCCGCCTCCTGCCCCCTCTGCCGCTCCCCCGTCCACCTccccccaccgccgccgccgcccccgccCCCGCTTCCTCCGGCGCTCCCAGTGACGGCCACCGCCGAGGAGCCGTCCCCGGCCGGCGGAGGCGAGCGGGGGTGGTTGAAGGAGTACGTCGACCGGCTAGCTTCCTCCGCCTCCTCGTCCTTCTCCTCGCTCCGCTTCTCCGacaggtggaaccgcccagccagCTGGGACTTGGAAAACCCCGACGACGGCAACACCGCCACGTCGGCCCAACGTACAACACCATGTGGCAGCGCCGTAAATTAA
- the LOC135627336 gene encoding putative HVA22-like protein g: MIGSFLSRALILVFGYAYPAYACYKTVELNKPEIEQLRFWCQYWILIALLAVLERFGDFFFSWMPMYCEAKLALYIYLWNPKLRGTTYVYDTFFRPCIAKHETEIDRNLLELRARVSDIMFMFWQKAASYGQTSFFEILNYVSFLLQAQRTQPSQPQELQRAHQLPSPEPPVHQPATSQQPQHETRMLPSLIKNQPQEQSRKFGVHLRAASPVQPHQFPSPVPSADQPTRSQTPHQETKVLPSPIKNKLQTASAVEQQDSGPGTDSSQTANQPSPSEEPMQVDPINSQDIEHSSNPPSEETATEEAIRMTRNRLRKRAAIGVTGPV; the protein is encoded by the exons ATGATAGGCTCATTTCTTAGTAGAGCTTTGAT ATTGGTTTTCGGGTATGCTTACCCGGCTTATGCGTGCTACAAGACCGTAGAACTGAACAAACCAGAGATTGAGCAGTTGCGTTTCTGGTGTCAGTACTG GATTTTAATTGCATTGTTGGCAGTCTTGGAGAGATTTGGGGATTTTTTCTTTTCGTG GATGCCAATGTACTGTGAAGCAAAATTGGCACTCTACATATATTTATGGAATCCTAAGTTAAGA GGAACAACATATGTCTATGATACCTTCTTCAGGCCATGTATTGCAAAGCATGAAACTGAGATTGATCGTAATTTGCTTGAGTTGAGAGCAAGGGTTTCAGATATTATGTTCATGTTCTGGCAGAAGGCTGCTAGTTATGGCCAAACCAGTTTTTTTGAGATTTTGAATTACGTTAGCTTTCTGTTGCAAGCACAAAGAACACAGCCTTCTCAG CCACAGGAACTGCAGCGAGCGCATCAGTTACCTTCTCCAGAGCCACCTGTTCATCAACCTGCGACATCTCAGCAGCCTCAACATGAAACAAGAATGCTGCCTAGCCTAATCAAGAACCAGCCGCAGGAACAGTCGAGAAAGTTTGGTGTACATCTCCGGGCAGCATCTCCAGTCCAGCCACATCAGTTTCCTTCTCCGGTGCCATCTGCTGATCAACCTACAAGATCTCAGACACCTCACCAAGAAACAAAAGTGCTGCCTAGCCCCATCAAGAACAAACTACAGACAGCATCTGCAGTCGAGCAACAAGACTCAGGTCCTGGCACAGACAGTTCACAAACTGCAAACCAGCCTTCTCCAAGTGAGGAACCAATGCAGGTCGACCCCATAAATTCTCAGGACATAGAGCACTCATCAAATCCACCGTCAGAGGAGACGGCCACCGAGGAGGCGATACGCATGACACGTAACAGGTTGAGGAAGCGAGCTGCTATTGGTGTTACTGGCCCTGTCTAG
- the LOC135626343 gene encoding cell division cycle 20.2, cofactor of APC complex-like — protein sequence MSSPLMRLRDREWHSPASQRFVDQGDRFIPTRSLMNLDFARSSLMRHPRRDGATVDRPEILTPKEEYRRRVEENWTLDSQGKPLKMLVFRGSPRKSHPSVLMVDEILKEQREPPRSIRRIRHLPQSADRILDGPELIDDYYLNLMDWGKSNILAVALGRSLCLWNAANSMVQSLLTTDVDDHPTSVAWSVDGKMVAVGFASSKVEIWDAIALQQVRILEGHLARVGSLSWTWNMLSSGSRDASIINHDVRSFRHVSSKLKAHTGDVCGLKWSCGGDLLASGGNDNLVHVWESSKMGSSRYLHRFTDHRAAVRALAWCPFQPKTLASGGGTADQCVKIWNAQTGKCTKSINTSAQVCALEWNRHQKEILSAHGYNQNRLSLWAYPSLAKITDFTGHTDRILQLSQSPDGSTVVSAAADETIRFWKVFEPTPCSSPSMDDEDRLFSLKRMHIR from the exons ATGTCGTCGCCCTTGATGAGGCTTCGAGATCGGGAGTGGCATTCCCCGGCCTCCCAGAGATTCGTCGATCAG GGGGATCGGTTCATACCCACCAGGAGCCTGATGAACCTGGACTTCGCTCGGTCCTCGCTGATGCGGCACCCACGGCGAGACGGCGCCACGGTCGATCGCCCCGAAATCTTGACTCCCAAG GAAGAGTATAGGAGGCGCGTCGAGGAGAATTGGACGCTGGATTCCCAAGGGAAGCCGCTCAAGATGTTGGTTTTCAGAGGGAGCCCAAGAAAATCCCATCCCAGTGTTCTGATGGTGGATGAGATATTGAAAGAGCAGCGGGAACCGCCGAGATCCATTAGGCGCATTCGGCATCTTCCCCAG tCAGCCGACCGGATTCTAGATGGGCCAGAGCTCATTGATGATTACTATCTCAACCTCATGGACTGGGGGAAGAGCAACATCTTGGCAGTCGCCTTGGGGCGTTCACTGTGCCTCTGGAATGCTGCCAACTCCATGGTGCAGTCGCTGCTAACCACGGATGTGGATGATCACCCCACCAGTGTTGCATGGTCTGTGGACGGGAAGATGGTGGCCGTAGGATTTGCGAGCTCCAAAGTTGAGATCTGGGATGCTATAGCTCTGCAACAG GTCAGGATCCTGGAAGGGCACTTGGCTAGAGTTGGTAGCCTTTCTTGGACGTGGAACATGTTGTCGTCGGGCAGTCGTGATGCATCCATCATCAACCATGATG TGAGATCTTTCCGCCATGTCTCTTCCAAGCTCAAAGCACACACCGGAGATGTTTGTGGCCTGAAGTGGTCATGCGGTGGGGATCTGCTGGCGAGCGGTGGCAATGACAACCTCGTCCATGTGTGGGAATCCTCGAAGATGGGATCGTCAAGGTACCTCCACCGGTTCACCGACCACCGCGCAGCCGTTAGAGCCCTCGCGTGGTGCCCGTTCCAGCCGAAAACGCTGGCTTCTGGTGGTGGAACCGCCGACCAATGCGTCAAGATTTGGAACGCCCAAACCGGGAAGTGTACCAAGAGCATCAACACTTCTGCGCAG GTGTGCGCGCTGGAGTGGAACAGGCATCAGAAGGAGATCTTGAGTGCCCATGGCTACAACCAGAATCGTCTGAGCTTATGGGCGTACCCTTCCTTGGCAAAGATCACAGACTTCACAGGGCATACCGACAGAATCTTGCAACTTTCCCAG AGTCCAGATGGATCGACAGTGGTGTCAGCTGCAGCAGACGAAACGATTCGTTTCTGGAAAGTGTTCGAGCCAACCCCATGTTCTTCTCCTTCGATGGATGATGAGGACCGCCTGTTCTCGCTGAAAAGAATGCACATAAGATGA